In Azospirillum thermophilum, the genomic stretch CGTGCGCGGCCTGCGCGGCGAGCCTGCCGTGGCGCGGGCCGCCGGCTATGCCGTGGTGACGGTCAGCCGTCGGCCGGACGACCAGGAGATCGTTCTCGACCGTGTGCTCGACACCTTCCGTTTCGTCATGAGCAGCCTGGGCGAACCGACGGTCGCACCCGACGACCTCGACCGCCGCCTCGTCCGTCGCGCGGTGCCGGCCCGGCGATGACCGGCATGATGGCTAACACGGCCGGACGGCCCGGTGGCTAGACCGTCACCGAAACCAGGGCGCCGGTGCTGCCGCCGAAAGACCCCCCGCCGGCGGCCGGCGGACCGGTGATGCCCGTCGGGCCGCCGGAGGGGGCGCCTCCGCCGCTCGATGGGGCGATGCCAACGGCTCCCGCCGGTCCCCCGCTGGCCGCGCCGCTTGCCCAACCGCCCCCCGTCCCGCCGCCGGCCGGTACCGCAGCCCCGAAGGCAGGGGAGGCGCCATAGCCGGGAAGGCCAAGGCTCGGGCCATCTCCCGCCGTTCCGCTCCCGGAGGCCCGGCCGGCCGCCGAACGCTCGCCGCCAGCAGCGGTCGCGGTCCTGGCGTCACCAGCAGCCGTCTGGCCGGCGGTCTCGTCCTGTCGGGCGGTCTCGCCCTGCCTGGCGGTCAGCCGGCTTGCGGCGCGGCGATACTCTTCCACCACGCGGGCCGACGGAATCTGGGATTGGGTTTCGCCGGTGTCGGTGTCGCGGAAATAGAGCACCGCGACGCGGGCGAGCTGGTCGTAGCGCAGGAAGGGACTGATGTAGCCACCGCCGGACGACCCGCCGGTCGGCGCGTCGGAACTCGCGGCGCCGCCGGACGGCGGTCCGGGCTGCACTCCGGACTGCGATGCGGACGGGGCGGCAACAGGGACGGGACCGGCCGGAGCCTCGGTCAGGGGGGCTACGCCGCGGCTTACCGGTACGCTGGAAACACTGCGGATTTCCATCGGTGCCTCCCGCCGTTCCCTGTCCGCATGGGCCGGCCCGTCCGGGGTCGGATCCCGGATCGGTCCTGCCGCGACCGTGACGGGCCGCTTCGTCGCCCCCGGTCGGTCAGACCGAGATGTTCAGGTTCTGGCCACGCGTCGGCGTCGTGTTGCCGCCGGTCGCGGTGCTCGCCTGCGCTTGTTGCTGGCGGCGCGTACGCTCCGTCTCGTCCTGCTGCTGGGCTTCGGCCTGCTGGGTGGGTTGGGTCTGCTGAACGGCGGCCGGGCCGCTGCTCAGCGGAGTGGAGTAAGGCTGCGGGTAGGACCCGTAGCCGCCGACGCTGCTGACGCCCATGATATGATTCTCCCTCGGCCTCATCGGACCTATCCGAAAGAGTAGGCAATTTTTGCCCGCCTTTCAAGGGAACTGGCGTCGCAGGAGACTCGTCCTGCGGGAATCGGCGGTTTCCGGGCCCGGAGACGGCCCGCCGATCCGCTCCCGTTCGACCACCGCGCGACCCTGCCGCGGCCCCGGCTGGAATAAACCGACTCGGGGTGATTGACGGGGCGCACTATCGGATCCACCATCAAAGCCGGTACGAAACTTTGCGAAAGGAGGTGATCCGATGTCTCATGGAGCCAGCCCGGTCGTAGCCGCGCTGTTCGGTCTTGCCGCTCTCCTGACGGCAGGGGTCGCCAACGCGGACTGCTCGCCCACCCACAGCGCGAGCACCTCCACCCCACCGGCTGCCGACGGCAAGGCCGGACCGACGACGCCGACCCGCGGGTCGGTGCCCGGCTGAACCAGCGGCTGCGGGGTCGGAACAGGATCCGACCGGCAGCACCCATGTCCAAGCGGGCCGCCTTCCTCACCGGGGGCGGCCCGTTTTCTTTCCGGGTCGCAAATTCTTCCGGATCATAAGAATTTATTTGCATTCTATGTATTTCGCCGGCGGCGGAGCCGTGGCGGGTGGATTTTACTGTCGCCCGGTCAGTCCATTTATGTCGGCTCGCCCGTGACAATGCTGCGAAGTCGGTTCCGGACGCTTCGCGACGGATGGTTTGATCTTGAACAACCCCTGGTATCTCGTGAATATCCGGACGAATGACGCCGGAAGAGGCAACCCTTTGGCGTCAGCGTTCTCACCGACCGGGCCGCCGGCCCCGCCATATCAGGGGACATCGCATGCACCATCCCGAGCATACCCACGGCTGCTGCCACGCCGAGCACAACTCGCGCCGCACGTTCCTGAAGCTGGCGACGCTGAGCGCCGGCGTCGCCCTGCTGTCGCCGATGGTGGCGGGCAGCGCCCGCGCCGCCGGCAACGTCGAGGCGCTGCTGCTGTCCTGCATGGACTATCGCCTGATGGACGAGGTCGCCGCCTACATGCAGGGCCGCAACCTGCTGAACAACTACGACCACATCGTGCTGGCCGGTGCCAGCCTGGGCGCGCTGACCGACAAGAAGCCGGCCTGGAACGAGGCCTTCTGGGACCATGTCGCGGTCGCCAAGGACCTGCACCACATCAAGAAGGTGATCGTCATGGATCACCGCGACTGCGGCGCCTACAAGGTCTTCCTCGGCATGGACCTGAAGGACGACAAGGCCAAGGAGGCCGAGGTGCACGGCCAGTACCTGACCAAGCTCGGTGCGATGATCAGGCAGAAGCACCCCGACCTGGAGGTCGAACTGCTGCTGATGGGCCTGGACGGCAAGGTGGAGCCGGTCGGCGCCTGACCGGCGGCGGCCCCCGGAAGGGGGCGGGCAGGAACGGAACCGGCGCCTGCCACCCCGGCCGGGGTGGGGCGCCGGTTCTCATTTTGGGGGCTCGCCCGCTGTCGCGGGACGGCCGCGCCCGTCAGTCGTGGCTGCCGACCAGCGTTCCGGTCAGCCGGGTGCGGATGGCGGTGACCGCGCATTCCAGCGGGCGGTCGGCGTCCGGCTTCGACTGGTTGGCCGCCACCTCCGGGCACATGTCCTCCATCTTCCAGGTGCGGACGGGCGGCGGCGGCGGGGCGTGCGGGTCGCAGGTGGCCGGGTCGGGGTGGGTCTCCTCGGCGTTGCCGTTGGCCGGCTTGATTTCCAGGTTCGGGGAAACGCCGAAGCAGTCCACCAGGGCGCCGGACGGCCGGAAGTAGCGGGCGGTGGTCAGCCGGATGCCGGTGTCGGCGCTGAGCGAGGAGATGGTCTGCACCGAGCCCTTGCCGTAGGAGCGGGTGCCGAACAGCAGGGCCCGCCCGTGGTCCTGCAGGGCGC encodes the following:
- a CDS encoding carbonic anhydrase, translated to MHHPEHTHGCCHAEHNSRRTFLKLATLSAGVALLSPMVAGSARAAGNVEALLLSCMDYRLMDEVAAYMQGRNLLNNYDHIVLAGASLGALTDKKPAWNEAFWDHVAVAKDLHHIKKVIVMDHRDCGAYKVFLGMDLKDDKAKEAEVHGQYLTKLGAMIRQKHPDLEVELLLMGLDGKVEPVGA